The proteins below are encoded in one region of Metallibacterium scheffleri:
- a CDS encoding Bax inhibitor-1/YccA family protein — protein sequence MASGNPLLRSSNFEGLAIGGERMTVNGTIGKTAIMLILVCVSAGWTWLRFDAALAVGGKDAAAAAMAAVAPFLMGGLIAGLVLALVSVFAKRFIAITAPLYAIAEGFVVGGISAIFDLSYPGVVVTAVALTFGVMAVMLFLYRSRIIKVTDKLRMGIVAATGGIMLVYVINMVMGFFGSQIGLINSASPLGIGFSLLVVGIAAFNLLIDFDMIERGAASGAPRNMEWYGAFGLTVTLVWLYIEILSLLGKLQRR from the coding sequence ATGGCTTCCGGCAATCCGCTGCTGCGTTCGTCCAACTTCGAAGGCCTCGCCATCGGCGGCGAGCGCATGACCGTCAACGGCACCATCGGCAAGACCGCGATCATGCTGATCCTGGTCTGCGTCTCCGCCGGCTGGACCTGGCTGCGTTTCGACGCGGCGCTGGCCGTGGGCGGCAAGGATGCGGCCGCTGCCGCCATGGCCGCGGTTGCGCCGTTCCTCATGGGCGGGCTGATCGCTGGCCTGGTGCTGGCGCTGGTGTCGGTGTTCGCCAAGCGCTTCATCGCCATCACCGCGCCGCTGTATGCCATCGCCGAGGGCTTCGTGGTCGGCGGCATCTCGGCGATCTTCGATCTGAGCTATCCCGGCGTGGTGGTGACCGCGGTGGCGCTGACCTTCGGCGTGATGGCGGTGATGCTGTTCCTGTACCGCAGCCGCATCATCAAGGTGACCGACAAGTTGCGCATGGGCATCGTCGCCGCGACCGGCGGCATCATGCTGGTGTACGTCATCAACATGGTGATGGGCTTCTTCGGTTCGCAGATCGGCCTGATCAACAGCGCCAGTCCGCTGGGCATCGGCTTCAGCCTGCTGGTGGTGGGCATCGCCGCGTTCAATTTGCTGATCGATTTCGACATGATCGAGCGCGGCGCCGCTTCCGGCGCGCCACGCAACATGGAGTGGTACGGCGCCTTCGGTCTCACCGTCACGCTGGTGTGGCTGTACATCGAAATCCTCAGCCTGCTGGGCAAGCTGCAGCGGCGCTGA
- the aat gene encoding leucyl/phenylalanyl-tRNA--protein transferase produces the protein MSSARPYLLAPDDTHFPPVARAHASGLLAIGGDLRPERLRAAYAQGIFPWYSAGEPLLWWSPDPRCVFETACTRPQRRFARTLRKLEWTLSADRAFAQVLAACAAPRPGQTGTWITPAMRRAYVRLHLLGHAHSFEVWDGSELVGGLYGVASGGMFSGESMFSARSGGSKVALYFACRALAAWGMPLLDAQVANAHTRSLGAIEIPRARFSALLQDLAGMPAPADWDAALPLRHAAALVA, from the coding sequence ATGAGCAGCGCCCGCCCCTACCTGCTGGCACCCGATGACACGCACTTCCCGCCGGTCGCGCGCGCGCATGCATCCGGGCTGCTGGCCATCGGCGGCGATCTGCGTCCCGAACGCCTGCGCGCGGCGTATGCGCAAGGCATCTTTCCCTGGTACAGCGCGGGCGAGCCGCTGCTGTGGTGGTCGCCCGATCCGCGCTGCGTGTTCGAGACCGCCTGCACGCGTCCGCAGCGGCGCTTCGCGCGCACGCTGCGCAAGCTGGAGTGGACGCTGAGCGCCGATCGCGCCTTCGCGCAGGTACTCGCCGCCTGCGCCGCGCCGCGACCCGGCCAGACCGGCACCTGGATCACCCCGGCCATGCGTCGCGCGTATGTGCGCCTGCACCTGCTCGGCCACGCGCATTCATTCGAAGTCTGGGACGGCAGTGAATTGGTCGGCGGCCTGTACGGCGTCGCCAGCGGCGGGATGTTCTCGGGCGAATCGATGTTCAGCGCACGCAGCGGTGGCTCCAAGGTGGCGTTGTACTTTGCCTGCCGCGCATTGGCGGCGTGGGGCATGCCGCTGCTGGATGCGCAGGTGGCCAACGCACACACACGATCGCTGGGCGCCATCGAAATACCGCGCGCGCGATTCAGCGCGTTACTGCAGGATTTGGCCGGCATGCCAGCACCCGCCGACTGGGACGCCGCGCTGCCGCTGCGCCACGCGGCGGCGCTGGTGGCTTGA
- the lolA gene encoding outer membrane lipoprotein chaperone LolA, whose translation MLCALGLALPALAQAAGSARAQLDAFASGLQSVSTHFSQVSVDANGNAGRSASGTLQLAAPRLFRWQVDKPYHQLIVADGTRVWVYDPDLQQVTVRAQNSAEAHSPLNVLTDLKLLDRQFKVSEDGAHDGQAWLKLRPNNDHAEFKYAELGFADNQLQTMVFEDLLGDRTTIRFSDWRRNAKLPADTFRFTPPPGADVIGDAPTAEAYPLKN comes from the coding sequence ATGTTGTGCGCGCTGGGCCTGGCATTGCCCGCGCTGGCGCAGGCTGCAGGCAGCGCGCGCGCGCAGCTCGATGCGTTCGCGTCAGGTCTGCAATCGGTCAGCACGCATTTCAGCCAGGTCAGCGTGGACGCCAACGGCAATGCCGGGCGCAGCGCCAGCGGCACGCTGCAACTGGCCGCGCCGCGGCTGTTCCGCTGGCAGGTAGACAAGCCCTACCACCAGCTCATCGTCGCCGATGGCACACGCGTGTGGGTGTACGACCCCGACCTGCAGCAGGTGACGGTGCGCGCGCAGAACAGCGCCGAGGCACACAGTCCGCTCAATGTGCTCACCGACCTCAAATTGCTCGATCGCCAGTTCAAGGTCAGCGAGGATGGTGCGCACGATGGCCAGGCGTGGCTGAAGCTGCGCCCGAACAACGACCACGCCGAGTTCAAGTACGCCGAGCTGGGCTTCGCCGACAACCAGTTGCAGACGATGGTGTTCGAGGATCTGCTGGGCGATCGCACCACGATCCGTTTCAGCGATTGGCGACGCAACGCGAAGCTGCCGGCCGACACGTTCCGTTTCACCCCGCCGCCCGGTGCCGACGTGATCGGCGACGCGCCGACGGCCGAGGCCTATCCGCTCAAGAACTGA
- a CDS encoding GNAT family N-acetyltransferase — MTLALRIIERLDAIAAADWDALRADDNPFLSHAFLAGLERDGCLRAEWGWQAQHLGLFEDDRLVAAAPLYLKFNSHGEFVFDHAWAQALERAGGDYYPKLLCAVPYSPVVGPRLLAGADAHADARRAALLAGLRELMQSARVSSTHLLFLDAADLAVCARDDAHWLARCDVQFHWSNRDWHTFEDFLAALKHKKRKNIRAERAQVAASGLRIEWRAGASLVASEWRAVHALYLETFDAHGNHAALNADFFAHLGATLPGQVWLALARAGDDIVAMALFLASSSTLYGRYWGSQVPLPGLHFELCYYQGIEHCLRAGLQRFEPGAQGEHKLARGFLPTLTHSRHAIAHAGLRHAVAHYLEAEQAQVQDWREQLLTHSPYAQ; from the coding sequence ATGACGTTGGCGCTGCGCATCATCGAGCGGCTGGACGCGATCGCCGCCGCCGACTGGGATGCGCTGCGCGCCGACGACAATCCGTTTCTCAGTCACGCGTTTCTCGCCGGACTGGAGCGAGACGGTTGTCTACGCGCCGAGTGGGGCTGGCAGGCGCAGCATCTGGGCTTGTTCGAGGACGACCGGCTGGTGGCCGCCGCGCCGTTGTATCTGAAGTTCAACTCGCACGGCGAGTTCGTGTTCGACCACGCCTGGGCGCAAGCGCTGGAGCGCGCCGGCGGCGACTACTATCCCAAGCTGCTGTGCGCGGTGCCGTATTCGCCCGTGGTGGGGCCGCGCCTGCTGGCCGGCGCGGACGCGCATGCGGATGCACGCCGCGCCGCGCTGCTGGCTGGCCTGCGCGAGCTGATGCAGAGCGCACGCGTCAGTTCCACGCATCTGCTCTTTCTCGACGCCGCCGACCTCGCCGTTTGCGCGCGCGACGACGCGCACTGGCTGGCGCGCTGCGACGTGCAGTTCCACTGGAGCAACCGCGACTGGCACACGTTCGAGGATTTCCTGGCCGCGCTCAAGCACAAGAAACGCAAGAACATCCGCGCCGAGCGCGCGCAGGTCGCCGCATCCGGTCTGCGCATTGAATGGCGCGCGGGTGCCAGCCTCGTGGCGAGTGAATGGCGCGCGGTGCATGCGCTGTACCTGGAAACCTTCGACGCGCACGGCAACCATGCCGCGCTCAACGCCGATTTCTTCGCCCACCTCGGCGCCACCCTGCCCGGCCAGGTGTGGTTGGCGCTGGCACGTGCCGGTGATGACATCGTGGCGATGGCGCTGTTCCTCGCTTCTTCGAGCACGCTCTACGGACGCTACTGGGGCAGCCAGGTGCCGTTGCCGGGCCTGCATTTCGAGCTGTGCTACTACCAGGGCATCGAACATTGCCTGCGTGCCGGCCTGCAGCGCTTCGAGCCCGGCGCGCAGGGCGAGCACAAGCTGGCGCGCGGCTTCCTGCCCACGCTCACCCACTCGCGCCACGCCATCGCGCATGCCGGGCTGCGCCACGCCGTGGCGCACTATCTCGAAGCCGAACAGGCGCAGGTGCAAGACTGGCGCGAGCAGTTGCTGACGCATTCGCCTTACGCACAATGA
- a CDS encoding DNA methyltransferase yields the protein MNRLYFGDNLHVLREHIADETVDLIYLDPPFNSKRDYNLLFKTPKGHESDAQITAFEDSWHWGEQAEREFNEILRQSNTDMAELMPALRSFLGENDMMAYLVMMANRLLELHRVLKPTGSLYLHCDPTASHYLKIVLDGVFGVENYRNEIIWRRSNPKSHITHNFPSCTDTILRYSKSSSCTYHQSYEQHDPGYVEKAYRYSDSGGRYRLLPLLNPNDNRPNLTYEFLGVTRVWRWTKQRMQESYDRGLVVQLKDGAVPQYKKYLEDSKGRTVTNLWTDIEQAAGSENLGYPTQKPLALLERIINASSNPGDIVLDPFCGCGTAVDAAQKLGRRWIGIDITHLAIALIEKRLKDRYPYLNRTKPEREAASTAGVAETPPDYMQTFEVIGTPEDLDGARDLALRDKYQFQWWACSLVNAQPYQGKKKGADGGIDGLIFFQDDKGIAKKIVVSVKGGDHVNVAMVRDLAHVVAREKAEIGLFVTLADPSKPMLIEAVKEGFYQSPLTQAQFPRIQILTIEALLNGTERARYPDLAQGGHTFKKAKRDQGSAQQKGLF from the coding sequence ATGAACCGGCTCTACTTTGGCGACAACCTGCATGTCCTGCGCGAGCACATCGCCGACGAAACCGTCGACCTGATCTATCTCGATCCTCCGTTCAATTCAAAGCGCGACTACAACCTGCTGTTCAAGACGCCCAAGGGCCACGAGTCGGACGCGCAGATCACCGCGTTCGAGGATTCCTGGCACTGGGGCGAGCAGGCCGAGCGCGAGTTCAACGAGATCCTGCGCCAGTCGAACACCGACATGGCCGAACTGATGCCGGCCCTGCGCAGTTTCCTCGGCGAGAACGACATGATGGCGTACCTCGTCATGATGGCGAACCGCCTGCTCGAGCTGCATCGCGTGCTCAAGCCGACCGGCAGCCTGTATCTGCACTGCGACCCGACAGCGAGCCACTATTTGAAGATCGTGCTGGATGGAGTGTTTGGAGTCGAAAACTATCGGAACGAAATAATTTGGCGGCGTTCGAATCCGAAGAGCCACATCACGCACAATTTTCCAAGTTGTACGGACACGATTCTTCGCTATTCCAAGTCGAGCAGTTGCACGTATCACCAGTCTTACGAACAGCATGACCCTGGGTACGTTGAGAAAGCTTATCGGTATTCAGACAGTGGAGGTCGCTATCGTTTGCTGCCACTGCTCAATCCGAATGACAATAGGCCCAACCTGACGTATGAGTTTCTTGGTGTAACGCGGGTGTGGCGTTGGACTAAACAGCGAATGCAGGAAAGCTACGATCGCGGACTCGTCGTTCAGTTGAAAGACGGCGCAGTGCCCCAGTACAAGAAATATCTTGAGGATTCAAAAGGTCGAACCGTTACGAATCTGTGGACAGATATTGAGCAAGCTGCGGGCTCGGAGAATCTCGGTTATCCGACACAAAAACCGCTCGCTTTGCTCGAACGCATCATCAACGCCAGTTCCAACCCCGGCGACATCGTGCTCGATCCATTCTGCGGGTGCGGCACGGCGGTGGATGCGGCGCAGAAGCTCGGGCGACGCTGGATCGGCATCGACATCACGCATCTGGCGATCGCGCTGATCGAGAAGCGCCTGAAGGATCGCTATCCGTATCTCAACCGCACGAAACCCGAGCGGGAAGCCGCGAGTACAGCGGGTGTAGCCGAAACACCACCGGATTACATGCAGACGTTCGAGGTGATTGGCACGCCCGAAGACCTCGATGGCGCGCGCGATCTGGCGCTGCGCGACAAGTACCAGTTCCAGTGGTGGGCGTGCTCGCTGGTCAACGCGCAGCCCTATCAAGGCAAGAAGAAAGGCGCCGACGGCGGCATCGACGGCCTGATCTTTTTCCAGGACGACAAGGGAATCGCAAAGAAGATCGTGGTGTCGGTGAAAGGCGGTGACCACGTCAACGTGGCGATGGTGCGCGATCTTGCGCACGTGGTAGCGCGCGAGAAGGCCGAGATTGGCCTGTTCGTGACGCTGGCCGATCCGAGCAAGCCGATGCTGATCGAGGCTGTGAAAGAAGGTTTCTACCAATCGCCGCTGACGCAGGCGCAGTTTCCGCGCATCCAGATACTGACGATCGAAGCGCTGCTCAATGGCACCGAGCGCGCGCGTTACCCCGATCTTGCCCAGGGCGGCCACACCTTCAAGAAGGCAAAACGCGATCAGGGCAGCGCGCAGCAAAAGGGCTTGTTCTGA
- the trxB gene encoding thioredoxin-disulfide reductase: MSPPRHSRVLILGSGPAGYSAAVYAARANLKPLLITGLQAGGQLTTTTDVDNWPGDVQGVQGPELMERMQQHAARFATEVVFDHIHEARLGCRPFLLVGDSGEYTCDALIIATGASAKYLGLPSEQAFAGKGVSACATCDGFFYRGKDVAVIGGGNTAVEEALYLANICDKVTLVHRRDSLRAEKIMQDKLFEKQRAGKIEVIWNSGVDEVLGDASGVTGLRLKSTRDGSTRELAVHGVFIAIGHSPNTAIFKDELAMREGGYLVVRGGLEGNATQTSIPGVFAAGDVADSVYRQAVTSAGTGCMAALDAEKYLDGLGH; this comes from the coding sequence ATGAGCCCCCCTCGCCACAGCCGCGTGCTGATCCTTGGTTCCGGCCCCGCCGGCTACAGCGCCGCGGTGTATGCCGCGCGCGCCAACCTCAAACCACTGCTGATCACCGGGCTGCAGGCCGGCGGCCAGCTCACCACCACCACCGATGTCGACAACTGGCCCGGTGACGTGCAGGGCGTGCAGGGCCCGGAGCTGATGGAACGCATGCAGCAACATGCCGCACGCTTCGCTACCGAGGTCGTGTTCGACCACATCCACGAGGCGCGCCTGGGCTGCCGCCCGTTCCTGCTCGTCGGCGACAGCGGCGAATACACCTGCGACGCGCTGATCATCGCCACCGGCGCCAGCGCCAAGTACCTGGGCCTGCCCTCCGAGCAGGCGTTCGCCGGCAAGGGCGTGTCGGCGTGCGCCACCTGCGACGGATTTTTCTATCGCGGCAAGGACGTGGCGGTGATCGGCGGCGGCAACACCGCGGTCGAGGAGGCGCTGTATCTGGCCAACATCTGCGACAAGGTCACCCTGGTGCATCGCCGCGATAGCCTGCGCGCGGAAAAAATCATGCAGGACAAGCTGTTCGAGAAACAGCGCGCCGGCAAGATCGAGGTCATCTGGAACAGCGGCGTGGACGAGGTACTGGGCGATGCCAGCGGCGTCACCGGCCTGCGCCTGAAGAGCACGCGCGACGGCAGCACGCGCGAGCTCGCCGTGCATGGTGTGTTCATCGCCATCGGCCACAGCCCCAACACCGCCATCTTCAAGGACGAACTGGCCATGCGCGAAGGCGGCTACCTGGTGGTGCGCGGCGGGTTGGAGGGCAATGCCACGCAAACCAGCATCCCCGGCGTGTTCGCCGCCGGCGACGTGGCCGACTCGGTTTACCGCCAGGCGGTTACCAGCGCCGGCACCGGCTGCATGGCCGCGCTGGACGCCGAGAAATATCTCGACGGCCTGGGACACTGA
- a CDS encoding alanine dehydrogenase, producing the protein MRIGIPSETKTLEGRVALVPAACADLLRHGHEVYVQAGAGLKSGFSDDAYTRIGVHIVPDAAALYEKGELIVKVKEPIAGDLALLKKHHLLFCYLHLAAEPELTRKLLAIGLTGVAFESVEDHGGLPLLHPMSVIAGRIATQMGTTLLHQPQGGKGKLLGGMASTPRGKVVVLGAGAAGGNAAALAAAAGANVVVFDKRPDRMAEMMALGPNVTALYAYESLVAEEVAAADIVVGAVLIPSAKAPRVVTEAMVKSMEKGSVLVDISIDQGGCFETSRPTTWKDPTYSVHGVTHFAVTNMPGAVPQTSSLAICAAILPYVQRLAADGDWRQFEPLRKGINVEAGKIVHPALQDMV; encoded by the coding sequence ATGCGTATCGGCATTCCTTCAGAAACCAAGACGCTCGAAGGCCGTGTGGCCCTGGTCCCCGCCGCTTGCGCCGATCTGCTGCGTCACGGCCACGAGGTTTACGTGCAGGCCGGCGCCGGCCTGAAGAGCGGCTTCAGCGACGATGCCTACACGCGGATCGGCGTGCACATCGTGCCCGATGCCGCGGCCCTCTACGAGAAGGGCGAGCTGATCGTCAAGGTCAAGGAGCCCATCGCCGGCGACCTCGCGCTGCTGAAAAAGCACCATCTGCTGTTCTGCTACCTGCATCTGGCCGCGGAGCCGGAACTGACGCGCAAACTGCTGGCCATCGGCCTGACCGGCGTGGCCTTCGAGTCGGTCGAGGACCACGGCGGCCTGCCACTGCTGCACCCGATGTCGGTGATCGCCGGGCGCATCGCCACGCAGATGGGCACGACCCTGCTGCACCAGCCGCAAGGCGGCAAGGGCAAGCTGCTCGGCGGCATGGCGTCCACGCCGCGCGGCAAGGTCGTGGTGCTCGGTGCCGGCGCCGCCGGTGGCAATGCCGCCGCGCTGGCCGCCGCCGCCGGCGCCAATGTGGTGGTGTTCGACAAGCGCCCGGATCGCATGGCCGAGATGATGGCGCTGGGCCCCAATGTCACCGCGCTGTACGCCTACGAATCACTGGTGGCCGAGGAGGTGGCCGCTGCCGACATCGTCGTCGGCGCGGTGCTGATCCCCAGCGCCAAGGCGCCGCGCGTGGTCACCGAGGCCATGGTCAAGTCGATGGAGAAGGGCAGCGTGCTGGTGGACATCTCGATCGACCAGGGCGGCTGCTTCGAGACCTCGCGTCCGACCACCTGGAAGGATCCCACCTACAGCGTGCACGGGGTGACGCATTTCGCCGTCACCAACATGCCCGGCGCGGTGCCGCAGACATCCTCGCTCGCCATCTGCGCGGCGATCCTGCCCTACGTGCAGCGTCTGGCCGCCGATGGCGACTGGCGCCAGTTCGAGCCGCTGCGCAAGGGCATCAATGTCGAGGCCGGCAAGATCGTGCATCCGGCGCTGCAGGACATGGTCTGA
- a CDS encoding DNA translocase FtsK: MTVAANGKTSGTNGRIALSEGARRLLREAGALLLFPVALYVLVCLLTHNRNDPSWSHSGPQLGVANWGGLIGAYLSDALLWFFGITAYAFPVLLAVLALYVLRERARLPRSPLEPTLRLIGFVGFVASGAALATLRLGTATSLAAGYGGILGRLIGHPLQGGFGLPGATLLLFAVFLVSVTLATSLSWFAVMDRTGRLTLLLGDWLRAHLKRTPEVLAARSQRIEREEVRRVESKRKSEREPVRIEPPPLPMVEKSDRAARENQIPLFVGPAVPGQLPPLSLLDEAKPTLNKGWSQEMLKVLSEQLTAKLRDFRIEASVVAVFPGPVITRFEMEPAAGVRGSQISSLDKDIARGLSVQSVRVVDVIPGKSVIGIEIPNAHREIVYLSEILRSKEYDAQKSPLALALGKDIGGRPAVVDLGKMPHLLVAGTTGSGKSVALNAMVLSLLYKAAPSEVRMIMIDPKMLELSVYQNIPHLLAPVVTDMKEAANALRWCVAEMERRYKLMSALGVRNLAGFNKKVREAQAAGQPLLDPLFKADAGDANSPPPQLQTLYSIVVIIDEFADMMMIVGKKVEELIARLAQKARAAGVHLVLATQRPSVDVITGLIKANIPTRIAFQVSSKIDSRTILDQSGAETLLGHGDMLYLPPGTATPERVHGAFVDDAEVHRVVEWLRAQGRPDFITGVLEEVQTLGDGKVIGESGLPEDAAGEDGSDNALFDKAVDIVVRSRRASISGVQRHLRIGYNRAARLIEMMEQQGIVSPPEHNGNRSVLAPPPREY; the protein is encoded by the coding sequence ATGACGGTGGCGGCCAACGGCAAGACGAGCGGCACGAACGGCAGGATCGCGCTCAGCGAGGGCGCGCGGCGTCTGCTGCGCGAGGCGGGCGCACTGCTGCTTTTCCCGGTCGCGCTTTACGTGCTGGTATGCCTGCTCACGCACAACCGCAACGACCCGTCCTGGTCGCACTCCGGGCCGCAACTGGGCGTGGCCAACTGGGGTGGTCTGATCGGCGCGTACCTGTCGGACGCGTTGCTGTGGTTTTTCGGCATCACCGCGTACGCGTTTCCGGTGTTGCTGGCGGTGCTGGCCTTGTATGTGCTGCGTGAGCGCGCGCGCCTGCCGCGCTCGCCACTGGAGCCCACGCTGCGCCTGATCGGTTTTGTCGGCTTCGTCGCCAGCGGCGCGGCGCTGGCAACGCTGCGTCTGGGCACGGCGACTAGTCTGGCGGCGGGTTACGGCGGCATCCTCGGGCGTCTGATCGGGCATCCGCTGCAAGGTGGCTTCGGCTTGCCCGGTGCCACACTGCTGCTGTTCGCGGTATTCCTGGTCAGCGTGACCCTGGCCACGAGCCTGTCCTGGTTCGCGGTGATGGATCGCACCGGGCGCCTGACGCTGCTCCTTGGCGATTGGTTGCGCGCGCACCTCAAGCGCACGCCCGAGGTGCTGGCCGCGCGCAGCCAGCGCATCGAGCGCGAAGAAGTGCGCCGCGTCGAAAGCAAACGCAAGTCCGAGCGCGAACCGGTGCGCATCGAGCCGCCGCCGCTGCCCATGGTCGAGAAGAGCGATCGTGCCGCGCGCGAAAACCAGATCCCGCTGTTCGTGGGTCCGGCCGTGCCCGGGCAATTGCCGCCGCTGTCCCTGCTGGACGAGGCCAAGCCGACGCTCAACAAGGGCTGGTCGCAGGAAATGCTCAAGGTGCTGTCCGAGCAGCTCACCGCCAAGCTGCGCGATTTCCGCATCGAGGCCAGTGTGGTCGCCGTGTTTCCCGGACCGGTGATCACGCGTTTCGAGATGGAACCCGCCGCCGGCGTGCGCGGCAGCCAGATCAGCAGCCTCGACAAGGACATCGCGCGCGGGTTGTCGGTGCAGAGCGTGCGCGTGGTCGACGTGATCCCCGGCAAGAGCGTGATCGGCATCGAGATCCCCAACGCGCACCGCGAGATCGTCTATCTGTCGGAGATCCTGCGTTCCAAGGAGTACGACGCGCAGAAGTCGCCGCTGGCGCTGGCGCTGGGCAAGGACATCGGCGGTCGGCCCGCGGTGGTGGACCTCGGCAAGATGCCGCACCTGCTGGTCGCCGGCACCACCGGCTCGGGCAAGTCGGTGGCGCTGAACGCGATGGTGCTGAGCCTGCTGTACAAGGCCGCGCCCAGCGAAGTGCGCATGATCATGATCGACCCGAAGATGCTCGAGCTGTCGGTCTACCAGAACATCCCGCACCTGCTGGCGCCGGTGGTCACCGACATGAAGGAAGCCGCCAACGCGCTGCGCTGGTGCGTTGCCGAGATGGAGCGGCGTTACAAGCTGATGTCGGCGCTGGGCGTGCGCAATCTGGCCGGTTTCAACAAGAAGGTGCGCGAGGCGCAGGCTGCCGGGCAACCGCTGCTGGACCCGCTGTTCAAAGCCGATGCTGGTGACGCGAATTCGCCGCCGCCGCAACTGCAGACGCTGTACTCGATCGTGGTGATCATTGACGAATTCGCCGACATGATGATGATCGTCGGCAAGAAGGTCGAGGAACTCATCGCGCGCCTGGCGCAGAAGGCGCGCGCCGCCGGCGTGCACCTGGTGCTGGCCACGCAGCGGCCTTCGGTGGATGTGATCACCGGCTTGATCAAGGCCAACATTCCCACGCGCATCGCGTTTCAGGTGTCCAGCAAGATCGACTCGCGCACCATCCTCGACCAGTCCGGCGCCGAGACCCTGCTGGGCCACGGCGACATGCTGTACCTGCCGCCGGGCACCGCTACGCCGGAGCGCGTGCATGGCGCCTTCGTCGACGACGCCGAGGTGCACCGCGTGGTCGAATGGCTGCGCGCGCAGGGCCGCCCTGATTTCATCACCGGAGTGCTGGAGGAAGTGCAGACGCTGGGCGATGGCAAGGTGATCGGCGAGTCCGGTCTGCCCGAGGATGCCGCAGGCGAGGACGGCAGCGACAATGCGCTGTTCGACAAGGCCGTGGACATTGTCGTGCGCAGCCGCCGCGCTTCGATCTCGGGCGTGCAGCGGCATCTGCGCATCGGCTACAACCGCGCCGCGCGGCTGATCGAGATGATGGAGCAGCAGGGCATCGTCAGCCCGCCCGAGCACAACGGCAATCGCAGCGTGCTGGCGCCGCCGCCACGTGAGTATTGA